The following are encoded in a window of Cyprinus carpio isolate SPL01 chromosome B18, ASM1834038v1, whole genome shotgun sequence genomic DNA:
- the caps2 gene encoding calcyphosin-2: MKANVKSSPLEKSVQQPTITGADRGPRPAGVPALELETLQDTEEEHFAIIPKDAAGKIVPGDLTGLSMSWGSPASTQTQQCFATEMKDSAVVSALDKGESLQLSYRVQTQRSPLSSHKPNLDSSHFSCKITAQTNYNQSNTVRPNSKMRDAAELTEDRKLQAVIEQVMVDQLSRAVISDPEQNAVSVSPTSVPLRYRRTLHHTKVKTRMSLTENILSNKLCFQARILSRCGHEACRKLIGFFFTCDQTLTVYEYRNFGKNRWNALPFITRGVYLNGGRPYCLQDIYQGAELRFCTDGPHLPQSLRQQPCLTLRVTDVDDTAKRALVTQSGETLHRLSEEEISDQNTLKEIQGAVRDRLKGHAVRTLINLGRDLQTLHLKSDWIQQKELLRRSLMEQLCLTQQDFEAVWRIVSRRAEGRVHPADVMRAVTGEMSENRKAVFLKVYVKLDPNKTGSIFLSDTEKFYRGKQESDAALKADLNPDFLAFVREAGKITKTVSYAEFEDYYEGLSIEIPDDEEYINNLRATWSI, translated from the exons GAGGAG CATTTCGCCATAATTCCAAAGGATGCTGCTGGCAAGATTGTCCCAGGAGATCTGACAGGGCTCTCCATGAGCTGGGGCTCTCCAGcctccacacaaacacagcag TGTTTTGCGACCGAGATGAAGGACTCTGCTGTGGTGTCTGCTTTGGATAAGGGAGAATCACTACAGCTGAGCTACAGAGTCCAGACACAGAGAAGTCCACTGTCTAGTCACAAACCCAACCTAGATTCATCACACTTCAGCTGTAAAATCACAGCACAAACCAACTACAACCAGTCCAACACTGTACGACCAAACAGCAAGATGAGGGATGCG GCGGAGCTTACCGAGGACAGGAAACTGCAAGCAGTAATTGAGCAGGTTATGGTGGATCAGCTGTCGAG GGCTGTCATTAGCGATCCAGAACAGAATGCTGTGTCTGTCAGTCCCACGAGTGTCCCACTACGCTACAGGAGAACTCTTCACCACACTAA AGTAAAAACTAGGATGTCTTTAACAGAGAACATCTTATCCAACAAGCTCTGCTTTCAAGCCAGGATTTTATCAAG GTGTGGACATGAAGCATGTCGAAAACTGATTGGCTTCTTTTTCACATGTGACCAAACACTGACCGTGTACGAGTACCGAAATTTTGGTAAAAACAG ATGGAACGCGCTGCCCTTTATCACGCGTGGTGTGTATTTGAACGGAGGGAGGCCGTACTGCCTGCAGGACATCTACCAG GGTGCCGAGCTTCGTTTCTGTACAGACGGCCCACACCTCCCCCAAAGTCTGAGACAGCAGCCGTGCCTGACCCTCAGAGTTACTGATGTGGATGACACAGCCAAGAGAGCCCTGGT AACTCAGTCTGGGGAAACTCTACATCGTCTCTCTGAAGAGGAAATCAGCGATCAAAACACTCTAAAGGAAATTCAAG GTGCAGTGCGTGATAGGCTGAAGGGACATGCGGTCCGAACCCTGATCAATCTAGGAAGAGATCTGCAGACCTTACATTTAAAGTCTGATTGGATTCAGCAAAAAGAACTGCTCAGACGATCTCTGATGGAGCAGCTGTGCCTCACTCAGCAG GACTTCGAGGCGGTGTGGAGGATTGTGAGTCGGCGTGCGGAGGGGCGGGTGCACCCCGCTGATGTGATGCGTGCCGTTACCGGGGAGATGAGCGAGAACAGAAAAGCCGTCTTCCTGAAG gTTTATGTAAAGCTTGACCCAAATAAAACTGGCTCCATCTTCCTCAGCGATACTGAAAAATTCTATAGAGGCAAACAAGAGTCTGACGCAGCACTCA AAGCCGATCTGAACCCTGACTTCCTGGCCTTCGTACGGGAAGCAGGAAAGATCACCAAAACCGTGTCCTACGCTGAGTTTGAGGACTATTATGAGGGTCTGAGTATTGAAATCCCTGATGATGAAGAATACATCAACAATCTGAGAGCTACGTGGAGTATCTGA
- the LOC109109402 gene encoding ceramide synthase 2-like: protein MLSEWFWWDRLWLPRPVTWADLQDSEGRVYARVSHLYIILPVAVLLLGLRAFYERLIAVPLAEALGVKDKIHKRASHNPVLEKYYKTHSKHPTQANIKGVCKKLGWSERQVERWFRRRRNQDRPGVLKKFKEASWRFAFYLCSSFGGVLALHDKPWFYDLREMWAGFPKQSLLDSQYWYYIIEMSFYGSLLFSVAAENDFKEQLVHHWATLTLLSFSWCANYIRIGTLVMLVHDTSDVLLESAKMFNYAGWETTCNSIFVVFALVFMVTRLIIFPFWLIHCTWVYPLEQFEPFFGYYFFNVMLVVLLLLHVFWASLILRMVKKFIFGKLKGDERSDEEEDEEGSEEDYTHTYSNGSGNGLSNGH from the exons ATGCTTAGTGAGTGGTTTTGGTGGGATCGGCTGTGGTTGCCGAGGCCGGTGACATGGGCGGACCTACAGGACAGTGAGGGGCGTGTCTATGCCCGTGTGTCCCATTTGTACATCATTCTACCTGTAGCAGTCCTGCTGCTAGGCTTAAGAGCTTTCTATGAAAG GCTGATCGCGGTGCCTCTCGCTGAGGCTCTTGGGGTTAAAGACAAAATTCACAAGAGAGCGTCACACAACCCCGTACTGGAAAAATACTACAAAACACACTCTAAACATCCAACACAG GCAAATATAAAAGGTGTGTGTAAAAAGTTGGGCTGGTCGGAAAGGCAGGTGGAGCGCTGGTTCCGCAGACGGAGGAACCAAGACAGACCAGGAGTACTAAAGAAATTCAAAGAAGCCAG TTGGCGGTTTGCCTTTTATCTGTGTTCGTCTTTCGGAGGAGTGCTGGCTTTACATGat AAACCATGGTTTTATGATCTACGGGAAATGTGGGCAGGATTTCCCAAACAA tcacTACTGGACTCTCAGTACTGGTATTACATCATTGAGATGAGTTTTTATGGTTCTTTACTGTTCAGTGTGGCTGCAGAAAAC GACTTTAAAGAGCAGTTGGTCCATCACTGGGCCACACTAACACTGCTGTCCTTCTCCTGGTGTGCCAACTACATCCGCATCGGGACACTGGTCATGCTGGTGCACGACACATCCGATGTCCTACTcgag TCTGCTAAGATGTTTAACTATGCTGGATGGGAGACGACCTGCAACAGTATCTTTGTGGTGTTCGCTCTGGTCTTCATGGTAACCAGACTCATCATTTTCCCTTTCTG GCTGATCCACTGTACGTGGGTGTATCCTCTGGAGCAGTTCGAACCCTTTTTCGGCTATTATTTCTTTAACGTCATGCTTGTGGTGCTGCTGTTATTGCACGTGTTCTGGGCTTCTTTGATTCTCCGTATggtcaaaaagtttattttcggCAAA CTGAAGGGCGATGAGCGCAGcgatgaagaggaggatgaggagggttCTGAGGAAGACTACACACACACCTACTCTAATGGATCTGGGAACGGACTGTCTAATGGCCATTGA